From the genome of Williamwhitmania taraxaci:
ATCGTGTTTTTAATTTCTACGTTGAGGGTTTTCGAAGTATGACTCTTGGAAAAACCTTGTGGGTTTTAATACTGATAAAACTTTTCATAATGTTTCTGATACTTAAACTCTTCTTCTTTCCAAACTTTCTAAACACCAATTTTAAAACCGACAAAGAAAGAGGAGACTATGTGCTTGAACAATTATCAAAACCTAAAAACTAATATAAAACCTAAGCTATGATTGAAAACCTTGACCTATCAGTTGTTAACTGGTCTAGGGCACAGTTCGCGCTAACGGCTATGTATCACTGGTTGTTTGTCCCACTAACGCTCGGGCTATCGTTTCTCATTGCCATTTTCGAAACGTTATACGTGAGGACTGGTAACGAAGAGTGGAAGCGAATTACAAAATTCTGGATGACACTCTTTGGGATTAACTTTGCTATTGGTGTCGCAACTGGGATAATTCTAGAGTTTGAGTTTGGAACCAACTGGTCCAACTATTCTTGGTTCGTGGGCGATATTTTTGGTGCTCCTCTCGCTATTGAAGGTATTATGGCCTTCTTTATGGAGTCAACCTTTATTGCTATCATGTTTTTTGGATGGAATAAAGTGAGCAAACGTTTTCACCTTACTGCCAGTTGGCTTACAGCTATTGGCGCCAACCTTTCGGCGCTCTGGATTTTGGTAGCTAATGGCTGGATGCAGTATCCGATAGGAATGACCTTTAATTCTGATACTGCTCGCAACGAGATGACAAACTTTTGGGAAGTGCTTCTCTCCCCGGTTGCCGTGAATAAGTTTTTGCATACAGTTACTTCCGGATATGTCTTG
Proteins encoded in this window:
- a CDS encoding DUF4492 domain-containing protein, translating into MKKRNILYRVFNFYVEGFRSMTLGKTLWVLILIKLFIMFLILKLFFFPNFLNTNFKTDKERGDYVLEQLSKPKN